In the Streptomyces sp. SJL17-4 genome, CTGGTAAGTCCGATACTAGCCGCAGCGATTGAGCCATGACCCGGTGAACAACCCATGTTTTTCAAGGGATTGACGACTCCCTCCGGGCGTGCCACCTTCTGGTCACACACCTGACCACTTGACCAATTGGTCAACCATTCATCGAGGTGCCCGTGAAGACTCGTCCCCTCGCCGGCTCCGTCGCCCTCGCGGCAGCCGTCGCCCTCACCGCCACGGCCTGTGGCGGGTCGGGCGACCCGGCGGCCTCCGGCGGACCGGAGAAGGTCACCGTATGGATCATGAAGGACAGCGTCACCGACGCCTTCCTCGACCGCTTCCGCGCCGGCTTCGAGGCGGAGCACGAGGACATCGACCTGGACATCCAGATCCAGGAGTGGGACGGCATCGGGGAGAAGGTGACGGCCGCCCTCGCCAGCAAGGACGCCCCGGACGTCATCGAGGTCGGCAACACCCAGATCGCGCAGTACGCGGCGAGCGGCGGCGTCCGCGACCTCAGCGACAAGACCGCCGAGCTGAACGGCGCGGACTGGCTGCCGGGGCTCGCCGAGCCCGGGAAGGTCGACGGCAAGCAGTACGGCATCCCCTGGTACGCCGCCAACCGGGTCGTGATCTACCACAAGGACCTCTTCGCCCGCGCGGGCGTGACCACACCCCCGAAGACGCAGGCCGAGTGGCTCACCGTCACCGCGAAGCTCAACCGGGGCAGAACCCAGGGCATCTACCTGCCCGGCCAGAACTGGTACGCCCTGTCCGGCTTCGTCTGGGAGGAGGGAGGCGACCTCGCGGTCAAGGACGGGGCCTCGTGGAAGGGGGCGCTCGACACCCCGCAGGCGCGCTCCGGCATGGACTTCTACCGGCAGCTCCAGGCCCTCGGCAAGGGTCCCAAGGACTCCGACGAGGCCAAGCCCCCGCAGGCCGAGGTCTTCGCCAAGGGCGAGACCGCCCAGATCATCGCCGTACCGGGCGGCGCGAAGATCGTCGAGGAGATCAACCCCGCGCTCAAGGGCAAGCTCGGCTTCTTCCCGATCCCCGGCAAGACCGCGGGGAAGCCGGGCGCCGTCTTCACCGGCGGCTCCGACCTCATCGTGCCCGAGACCTCGACCCACCCCGAGGGGGCCTACGAGGTGGTCAAGGCGCTCGCCGGCGAGAAGTGGCAGACGGACATGGCCAGAACGATGAGTTACGTGCCCAACCGCACCTCGCTCGCACGGGTGATCCAGGACGACGAGGGGACGGCCGCGATGGCGGCGGGCGCCGCCCAGGGCCGGGCGACGCCGAACTCCCCGCAGTGGGCGGCCGTCGAGGCCACCAACCCGATCAAGCAGTACATGACCGCCGTGCTCACCGGCACCGATCCCGCACAGGCGGCCGCGACCGCCTCGCAGAGCATCACCAAGACCCTCGGCTCGTGAGCGGCCCCGCCGTACGGCTCCCCGACCGGTCGAACCGGGCGGCCTTCTGGCCCTACCTCCTGGTCGCCCCCACCGTCCTCGGCGGTCTGCTCCTCCTCGGATATCCCTTCGTCCGCAATCTGCTCATCTCCTTCCAGCAGTACGGCATGGGCGAACTCATCCGTGGCGACGCCTCGTTCGTGGGGTTCGACAACTACCGGACCGTGCTCGCCGACCCCGAGTTCTGGGAGGTCGTCCGGCGCACCTTCTGGTGGACCCTGATCAACGTCGTGCTGATCATGGTGATCGGGACGCTGGTCGCCCTGATGATGCAGCGGCTCGGCCGGCGGATGCGGATCCTGGTGACGACCGGTCTGGTCCTCGCGTGGGCCAGCCCGGTCATCGCCACCACGACCGTCTTCCAGTGGCTCTTCGCCTCCCGGCTCGGAGTGGTCAACTGGGTCCTCGTCCGGCTGGGGTTCGAGTCCTTCGAGGGGTACTCGTGGCTGGCGGACGGGCCCGCCGCGTTCACCGTCCTGGTCCTGCTGGTGGTCTGGCAGTCGGTGCCCTTCGCCGCGATCACGCTGCACTCGGCGCTGCTGACCGTCCCCGCCGAGCTGTACGAGTCGGCCCGGCTCGACGGCGCGGGTGGCCTGCGGATCTTCCGCTCGGTCACGCTTCCGCTGCTGCGCCCGATCTTCGGTCTCGTCCTCTGTCTGGAGGTCATCTGGGTCTTCCGCTGCTTCGCGCAGATCTGGGCCGTGACCAAGGGCGGGCCGGGCGAGGCGACGACCACCCTGCCCGTGTACGCCTACCGGGTGGCCCAGTCGCTGCACCGCTACGACCTCGGGGCGGCCGTCTCCACGCTCACGGTCCTTCTCCTCGTCGCCGTACTGATCGCCTACTTCCGCCAGATGCTCCGACAGGAGGCCGACCGGTGACCCCGCGCGCCCTGCGCCGACTCCCCCTCAACACCGCGGCGGCGCTCGTCTTCGTCCTGGCCGTGTTCCCGGTGTACTGGATGGTCCTCACGGCATTCCGGCCGACCCGCGACATCCAGTCCGAGACCCCGCGGTTCCTGCCCGTCTCCGTCACCCTGGAGCACTTCCGGAACGCGGTGGCCGCCGACGGGTTCTGGATCTTCTGGCGCAACAGCCTGCTGGTGACCGCGGGTTGCGTCGTGCTCGCCCTCGTGGTGGCGCTGGCCGCCGCGTTCGCCGTCGCCCGGATGAACTGGCGCGGCCGACGGGGCTTCATCCTGATGGTCTTCATCGCCCAGGTGGCGCCCTGGGAAGCGTTGTTGATCCCGATGTACGTGATCGCCCGGGACGCCGACCTGCTCGACCGGCTCGCGACCCTCAGTCTCATCTACTTCATGGTCACCCTGCCCTTCACCATCGTGACCCTCCGCTCCTTCCTGGCGGCGGTCCCGGCCGAGCTGGAGGAGGCCGCACAGGTCGACGGGTGCACCCGCACCGCCGCGTTCCGCCGGGTGACGCTCCCGCTGCTGGCCCCCGGACTGCTCGCGACCTCGCTCTTCGGGTTCATCACCGCGTGGAACGAGTTCGCCTTCGCCAACATGCTCATCATCAAGAACCAGGACGACCGCACCCTGCCCGTCTGGCTGTCGTCCTTCTCCAATGTCTTCGGCACCGACTGGGGCGCCACCATGGCCGCCTCCACCCTCTTCGCCCTGCCCGTCCTCGTCCTCTTCCTGGTCCTGCAGGGCCGGGTCGCCGCCGGAATGACCGGCGGAGCCGTGAAGGGATAACGCACCGCGATGCCCCAGCCCCGACTCGTTCCCGAACCCACCCACCTCCACCTCCTGCCCGGCACGTTCACCTTCGACGACTCGACCGCGCTCAAGGTCTCACCCGGCGCCGAAGGCGCCGCCGGACTGCTGCGCACCCTGCTCGGACCGGCCACCGGTCTGCCGCTGCCCGCGCGGGCCGACGGCTCCGTCGTCCTCGCGCTCGACCGCGCCCTCACCGGCCTCGGCGAGGAGGGATACGGCCTCACCATCGGCACCGAAGGGGTGCTGCTGCGGGCCGCCCGCCCGCAGGGGCTCCTCGCCGGCCTCCAGACCCTCCGCCAGCTGCTGCCCGTCGAGGCCCTCCGCGCCGAACCCGTCACCGGCGTCGCGTGGTCCGTGCCCTGCGCGCAGATCACCGACACCCCCCGCTTCCCCTGGCGCGGCTCCATGCTCGACGTCGCCCGCCGCTTCCGCCCCGTCTCCTACCTCCGGCGGTACGTCGACCTCCTCGCCCTCCACAAGCTCAACGTCCTCCACCTCCATCTCACCGACGACCAGGGCTGGCGCATGCCGGTCGCCGCGCTGCCCCGGCTCACCGAGGTCGGCGGGCTGCCGCACGGCGGTGCCTACACGCGGACCGAACTCACCGGCCTGGTGGCGTACGCGGCGGAGCGCGGCGTCACCGTCGTTCCCGAGATCGAGATGCCGGGGCATGTCCGGGCCGCGCTCGCCGCCTACCCCGAGCTCGGCAACCATCCGGGCCGTACCTATGACGTCTGGGACCGGTGGGGCGTGTGCGACACGATCCTCGGCGTCCACGACGGCGCCCTCGACTTCTGCCGCACCGTCCTGGACGAGGTGATGGACGTCTTCCCCTCCTCGTACGTGCACATCGGCGGTGAGGAGTGCCCCACGACCGAGTGGCACGACTCGCCCGCCGCGCGGCGGAGGGCCGCCGAGGAGGGGCTGCCGGGACCCTCGGCCCTGCACGGCTGGTTCATGGAACGGATCGGACGGCACCTCCTCGACGCGGGACGGCAGCCGCTCAGCTGGACGGAGAACGGCGCCGACCTCCCGCCGTACTTCACCGTCATGCCCTGGCGCGACGCCGACCACGGCCGTACGGCCGTCCGCCGCGGGCACCGGGTCGTCATGGCGCCGCACCGCACGACGTACCTCGACTACCCCCAGTCGGCCGGCCCCGCCGAACCGCCGGGCCAGGCCGGCGAGGTCGTCGACCTGCGCGCCGTGCACGGCAACGAACCCGCTCCGGCGGACTGGAGCCCGGAGGAGGCCGCCCGGGTCCTCGGCTCCCAGGTGCAGCTGTGGACCGAGTACGTGCCCACCACCGCGCACGCCGAGTACCTCACGTTTCCGCGGCTCTGCGCACTCGCCGAGGTCGTCTGGACCGGCCGCCACGACTGGCCGGGCTTCCAGGAGCGCCTTCGCCACCACCGGACCCGGCTCGACACCCTCGGGGTGCCACGCCGCCTGCCCCCCACGCCCACGCCCCTCGTCACCACCGCCCCATGACCCCGCCCGTAACGGAAGCACCCCACCCGAGGAGAGGAAACACCATGAACGACCCCACAAGGAGCAGGAGCCTGCGGATCCGTGCCGCGCTCGCCGTCGCCGCGGTGACCGGGCTCGGTGCCACCGCCCTCACCGCCCTGCCGGCGGCGGCCGCCGGTGAGGCGGTCACCGTCCAGTACCGGCAGAGCTCGACCGGCGGCGACCAGGTCGAACCCTGGCTCAAGGTGGTCAACACCGGCGCGTCGAGCGTGCCGCTGAGCCAGGTCAAGGTGCGCTACTACTTCAAGGCCGACGCGGGAGCCTCGTACACCTACGCCTGCTCCTGGGCGGTGAAGGGCTGCGCCAACCTCACCGGCACCTTCGGCACGCTGGCCCATCCCACCGCGACCGCCGACCGCTACCTGGAGATCGGCTTCACCGCCGGCGCCGGTTCCCTCGCGCCCGGCGCGGACACCGGCGACATGCAGCTGCGCTTCCACCGCTCCAACTGGCAGTCGCTGAACCAGAGCGACGACTACTCCTTCGGGCCGGCCCAGACGACGTACGCCAACTGGTCCAAGGTCACGGCGACCGTGGGCGGCGTGCCGGTCTGGGGGACCGCCCCGGCGGGCAACGAACCCACCCCGACGCCGACCGACCCCACCACCCCTCCGACCGACCCGCCCACCGGGGCCGCGCTCTTCGACGACTTCGACTACACCGGCCACACGGACCCGGCGATCAACGCCCACGGCTGGAGTGTCCGCTCCAACTCCGGCGGGCCCGGGGTGCCCGGTGCCACCTGGGCGCCCGAGAACGTCACCTTCGCCAAGGAGGGCACGAACTCGATCATGAACCTGCGGAGCTCGACCGCCGGGACGGGTGAGTCCACCCGGCACACCGAGATCCTCACGCGGGCCTCGAAGTTCAAGAACGGCACGTACGCGGCCCGGGTGCGCTTCTCCGACGCTCCGGTGTCGGGTCCGGACGGCGACCGTGTCGTGCAGACCTTCTTCACCATCAACGACCTCAAGGCGCCGATGGCCGACGACTACGCCGAGTACGACTTCGAGTACCTCCCCAACGGCGGCTGGGGCGAGCCCGCCAACATCCTCTACACCACGTCGTGGGAGACCTACCGGCCCGACCCGTGGGAGGCCGTCAACCAGCACTCCGAGGTCCGCGCGAGCTACGCCGGCTGGCACGACCTGGTGCTGACCATCGACGACAACACGATCGTCTACTACGTCGACGGCCAGGAATTCGGCCGGCACGACGCCCGGTACCTCCCCGAGCGGCCGATGTCGATCAACTTCAACCAGTGGCTGATCGACCTCGCCGGCCAGACCTCGACGACACCGCGCTCCTACGACCAGAAGGTCGACTACGTCCTGCACGTCAAGGACCAGATCCTGAGTCCGGCCCAGGTGGCCGCGAAGGTCGGGGCGTACCGCACGGCGGGCACGGCCTTCCAGGACACGGTGCCGGCCGCGCAGTAGGCCGACCCGGTGGGCCGTCGTCCTGCGGGACGGCGGCCCGCCGCGTGCCGGACGGAGCGGCCCGGGGGATCCTGGGGATATGGGTGGCACTCCCGGGGCGCGGCGGCCGAAGGCCCGGCTCCCGCCCGTGTACGCGGCGGCCGTACGGCGGTCGGTGCGCGTCACGCTCGCCGGCACCGCCGGTTTCTACCTCTTCCTGTACGGCTTCGACTCGGCCGTCGCCGCCACGTACGCGCTCTTCGCCGCCGTCGCGATGGCGGGCCTTTCGCACATCCCCGGCACCGGACGGCAGCGCGCCGCGACGCTGGTGCCCGTGGTGCCCGCCTGCTGGGCACTCATCACGATCGGCACCTACCTGTCCGTACGGACGTGGAGTGCGGTCCTCGGCATGCTGGTCGTCGGGTTCGTGCTGGCCTTCACGGCCGTGGGAGGGCCGCGGCCGGCCGGCGCCGCTCCGGGGCTGCAACTGATGTACATCCTGCCGTCCTTCCCGCCCTACGCCCCCGGGTCGCTCGGCGAACGGCTGGTGGGAGCGACGGTCGGCCTGGCCCTGCTGATCCTCGCCGAGGCGTTCCTGCTGCCCGATCGCACGCCGGGCGTCCCCTACCGCGAACTGGCCGCCCGGGCCGCCGACCACGCGGGGCGCTGCGCCGGCGAGCTGGCCTCCGCTCCGTACACGCTCGGCGAGACCGCGCTGCGAACCGCCCGGGAGGTGAGCGGCGGACTCCGGTCCTCACGGGTGCCGGAGGCGGAACGGCCCGCGGGTCCGGGCGTCAGGGCCCGGGCGCTGGCTCATACCGGTCTGGCCGCCCGCACCCTGCTGGGGCGGCTGACGACGATTCCGCCGCTCTCCGGCGACCCTGCGGGCATGGGGCCCGGGGTGCTGCGCGCGGTGCGGGCCGCGTGTCTGGAGACCGCCTCCCTGCTGCGCGGCCGGGAGAGCTCCGGAGACGCCCGCTCCCGGCTCCAGGAGGCCCGTCGGGCCGTGGCCGCGGGCGCCGAGCCGGGTGCCACGCCCGCCGCGCTGCGCCGCCACGCGGCCGTCCTCGAGGTGGCCGACGCCGCGCTGGCGCTGTCCACGGCGGCGGAGATCGCCGTCCGGGGCAGGGATGCCCCGGCGGCGGCACCGGGGCGGTTCTGGTACGCGCGGATGCGGGCGCCCCAGCTGTGGTGGCGGCGTCTTTCGGGGCATGCGGGGCAGCGGTCGGTGTTCTTCCAGAACGCGGTGCGCATCGCGCTGGCGCTCGCGGCGGCGCGGACGATCGCGGGCCTCGACACGCTGCCGCACGGATTCTGGATGCTCCTCGCCACGCTCACCCTGACCCGTACGACGGCGCGGGAGACGAGGAGCACGGTGCGGATGGCGCTCACCGGAACCCTCGTGGGGGCGCTCGTCGTGGCCGCGCTGCTCGCCCTGGTCGGGACGGACACGACGGTGTACGCCGCCGCGCTGCCCCCGCTGATGCTGGTGGCCTTCACGCTCGGGCCGGTGAAGGGAGTGGGGTGGGCCCAGGCGATGTTCACGATGGTCATCGCCCTGGTCTTCGCCCAGCTGGCCCCCGCGACCTGGCGGCTCGCCGAGTTCCGGCTCCTCGACGTGCTCGCGGGCAGCGCGGTCGGCGCCGTGTTCGGGCTGCTCGCCTGGCCCCGGGGCGCCCACGACGAGTTGCGGCGGTCGGTGGCGACGATGCTCCGCAGCGCGGCGGAGACCGTGGTGGCCACGACCTCGCAGCTCGCGGCCGGCGGGGCGCGTGCCCCGGTGGCCGTCCCGCCGGGCCATCGGTCGCTGCAGCACGCCCTGATCATGGCGGAATCGGCGTACGCGCAGTACCGGAGCGAGCCGAAGGAGCTGGACGCGCCGGACGACCGCCAGGACTGGCAGGCCGCCCTGATGTCCGGCCATCACACCCTGTGGGGCGCGGGCCGGCTGCTCGTACCGCCCGAGGCGACCGTCGTCCCGCCGCTGTCCCCGGAGCCGGCCGAGGCGGTCACCCGGATCGG is a window encoding:
- a CDS encoding cellulose binding domain-containing protein — encoded protein: MNDPTRSRSLRIRAALAVAAVTGLGATALTALPAAAAGEAVTVQYRQSSTGGDQVEPWLKVVNTGASSVPLSQVKVRYYFKADAGASYTYACSWAVKGCANLTGTFGTLAHPTATADRYLEIGFTAGAGSLAPGADTGDMQLRFHRSNWQSLNQSDDYSFGPAQTTYANWSKVTATVGGVPVWGTAPAGNEPTPTPTDPTTPPTDPPTGAALFDDFDYTGHTDPAINAHGWSVRSNSGGPGVPGATWAPENVTFAKEGTNSIMNLRSSTAGTGESTRHTEILTRASKFKNGTYAARVRFSDAPVSGPDGDRVVQTFFTINDLKAPMADDYAEYDFEYLPNGGWGEPANILYTTSWETYRPDPWEAVNQHSEVRASYAGWHDLVLTIDDNTIVYYVDGQEFGRHDARYLPERPMSINFNQWLIDLAGQTSTTPRSYDQKVDYVLHVKDQILSPAQVAAKVGAYRTAGTAFQDTVPAAQ
- a CDS encoding beta-N-acetylhexosaminidase, which encodes MPQPRLVPEPTHLHLLPGTFTFDDSTALKVSPGAEGAAGLLRTLLGPATGLPLPARADGSVVLALDRALTGLGEEGYGLTIGTEGVLLRAARPQGLLAGLQTLRQLLPVEALRAEPVTGVAWSVPCAQITDTPRFPWRGSMLDVARRFRPVSYLRRYVDLLALHKLNVLHLHLTDDQGWRMPVAALPRLTEVGGLPHGGAYTRTELTGLVAYAAERGVTVVPEIEMPGHVRAALAAYPELGNHPGRTYDVWDRWGVCDTILGVHDGALDFCRTVLDEVMDVFPSSYVHIGGEECPTTEWHDSPAARRRAAEEGLPGPSALHGWFMERIGRHLLDAGRQPLSWTENGADLPPYFTVMPWRDADHGRTAVRRGHRVVMAPHRTTYLDYPQSAGPAEPPGQAGEVVDLRAVHGNEPAPADWSPEEAARVLGSQVQLWTEYVPTTAHAEYLTFPRLCALAEVVWTGRHDWPGFQERLRHHRTRLDTLGVPRRLPPTPTPLVTTAP
- a CDS encoding carbohydrate ABC transporter permease yields the protein MTPRALRRLPLNTAAALVFVLAVFPVYWMVLTAFRPTRDIQSETPRFLPVSVTLEHFRNAVAADGFWIFWRNSLLVTAGCVVLALVVALAAAFAVARMNWRGRRGFILMVFIAQVAPWEALLIPMYVIARDADLLDRLATLSLIYFMVTLPFTIVTLRSFLAAVPAELEEAAQVDGCTRTAAFRRVTLPLLAPGLLATSLFGFITAWNEFAFANMLIIKNQDDRTLPVWLSSFSNVFGTDWGATMAASTLFALPVLVLFLVLQGRVAAGMTGGAVKG
- a CDS encoding FUSC family protein, encoding MGGTPGARRPKARLPPVYAAAVRRSVRVTLAGTAGFYLFLYGFDSAVAATYALFAAVAMAGLSHIPGTGRQRAATLVPVVPACWALITIGTYLSVRTWSAVLGMLVVGFVLAFTAVGGPRPAGAAPGLQLMYILPSFPPYAPGSLGERLVGATVGLALLILAEAFLLPDRTPGVPYRELAARAADHAGRCAGELASAPYTLGETALRTAREVSGGLRSSRVPEAERPAGPGVRARALAHTGLAARTLLGRLTTIPPLSGDPAGMGPGVLRAVRAACLETASLLRGRESSGDARSRLQEARRAVAAGAEPGATPAALRRHAAVLEVADAALALSTAAEIAVRGRDAPAAAPGRFWYARMRAPQLWWRRLSGHAGQRSVFFQNAVRIALALAAARTIAGLDTLPHGFWMLLATLTLTRTTARETRSTVRMALTGTLVGALVVAALLALVGTDTTVYAAALPPLMLVAFTLGPVKGVGWAQAMFTMVIALVFAQLAPATWRLAEFRLLDVLAGSAVGAVFGLLAWPRGAHDELRRSVATMLRSAAETVVATTSQLAAGGARAPVAVPPGHRSLQHALIMAESAYAQYRSEPKELDAPDDRQDWQAALMSGHHTLWGAGRLLVPPEATVVPPLSPEPAEAVTRIGDRVAAGMLLVSARLDPGGDTPGTPVAVGARAFADFDAEPPGAPRPYYAAAEWLDSLMTDVERITGDHK
- a CDS encoding sugar ABC transporter permease, which encodes MSGPAVRLPDRSNRAAFWPYLLVAPTVLGGLLLLGYPFVRNLLISFQQYGMGELIRGDASFVGFDNYRTVLADPEFWEVVRRTFWWTLINVVLIMVIGTLVALMMQRLGRRMRILVTTGLVLAWASPVIATTTVFQWLFASRLGVVNWVLVRLGFESFEGYSWLADGPAAFTVLVLLVVWQSVPFAAITLHSALLTVPAELYESARLDGAGGLRIFRSVTLPLLRPIFGLVLCLEVIWVFRCFAQIWAVTKGGPGEATTTLPVYAYRVAQSLHRYDLGAAVSTLTVLLLVAVLIAYFRQMLRQEADR
- a CDS encoding extracellular solute-binding protein, with the protein product MKTRPLAGSVALAAAVALTATACGGSGDPAASGGPEKVTVWIMKDSVTDAFLDRFRAGFEAEHEDIDLDIQIQEWDGIGEKVTAALASKDAPDVIEVGNTQIAQYAASGGVRDLSDKTAELNGADWLPGLAEPGKVDGKQYGIPWYAANRVVIYHKDLFARAGVTTPPKTQAEWLTVTAKLNRGRTQGIYLPGQNWYALSGFVWEEGGDLAVKDGASWKGALDTPQARSGMDFYRQLQALGKGPKDSDEAKPPQAEVFAKGETAQIIAVPGGAKIVEEINPALKGKLGFFPIPGKTAGKPGAVFTGGSDLIVPETSTHPEGAYEVVKALAGEKWQTDMARTMSYVPNRTSLARVIQDDEGTAAMAAGAAQGRATPNSPQWAAVEATNPIKQYMTAVLTGTDPAQAAATASQSITKTLGS